One Phoenix dactylifera cultivar Barhee BC4 chromosome 8, palm_55x_up_171113_PBpolish2nd_filt_p, whole genome shotgun sequence genomic window carries:
- the LOC103702521 gene encoding protein TSS isoform X4 yields MSPKGGRGKAKGEKKKKDEKILPVAMDISINLPDDSNVILKGISTDRIIDVRRLLCANTVTCAITSFSLCHEVRGPRLKDSVDVAALKPCTLTLVEEDYDEESAVAHVRRLLDIVACTSCFGPSPAKDSAGKDAKDSAGKDAKRSAAGAGGVASHKTSPPPKEAPADVEAEMNGACPRLGAFYEFFSLSHLTPPVQFIRRTEKPRQEESPSDDHLFFLEAKLCNGKLVVVEARAKGFYSLGKQRVLCHDLVDLLRQLSRAFDNAYEDLMKAFSERNKFGNLPYGFRANTWLVPPIAAQSPSSFPSLPVEDETWGGNGGGWGRDGKSDMLPWANEFLFLTTMPCKTAEERQIRDRRAFLLHSLFVDVAVFRAIAAVQHVMGRKHVIPLAEADGVLHFETVGDFSITVTKDASDASCKVDTKIDGSKTTGMDFQHLAERNLLKGITADENTAAHDITTLGVVDVRYCGYIAVVKVNHQEKSKANFPLQSVDITDQPEGGAHALNINSLRMLLHKNRTSGEKRMLNQSQSLKQEELTAAQAFVEKLLEESLVKLEEEKASPNIFMRWELGACWIQHLQDQNNAEKEKKQTGEKDKKQNGAKAKSETRVEGLGKPLKILKNLKKKADSSEQGSSSLDKKSSSELVGGESQNANLPFVEPQGDGKASENGCTLKDLLPDPAFTRLKESETGLHLKSLQELTEMALKYYDEVAIPKLVADFGSLELSPVDGRTLTDFMHTRGLRMRSLGQVVKLSEKLSHVQSLCIHEMIVRAFKHILRAVIAAVSDSGELAISIAAALNLLLGVPDSGVSNCAANVHPLVWRWLVAFLKKRYEWELTITNFCEVRKYAILRGLCHKVGIELAPRDFDMDYAFPFHKLDIISIVPVHKQVACSSADGRQLLESSKTALDKGKLEDAVNYGTKALAKLITVCGPYHRMTAGAYSLLAVVLYHTGDFNQATIYQQKALDINERELGLDHPDTMKSYGDLAVFYYRLQHTELALKYVKRALYLLHLTCGPSHPNTAATYINVAMMEEGLGNVHLALRYLHKALKCNQRLLGPDHIQTAASYHAIAIALSLMEAYPLSVQHEQTTLQILRAKLGPDDLRTQDAAAWLEYFESKAIEQQEAARNGTRKPDATIASKGHLSVSDLLDYINPNQDTRGRDSESARRRNLGLKVKGRSAQNVNVASSDLSFNDYNTTSDEEKKVNEHSYSQDNTQMSSQHVEPKHEEADVKEHLAISQQPKGLTQANFTFVNEVLAEVNTEAEDGWQHVQRPRSAGGSGQRIKNQRANIGKAYNYQMNEVPTEAAWTKPRFTYPNGRYYLLKKRTVVPGSYTDHHHMKVQSPGNKSGRKKIRTVVYKVKSVPSSDKTKTADNSRSAGEKMITPLEPEATHSPMDNFVLKDQRNAIGEVTESHNNLIVSIGNSPSYKDVALAPPGTIAKTQIQKSKDDIPLNREQLSGKIGTESKESLASENHAQNSAALAETDDSKQEESCVQDICLHSHKEIEAVEKEEESQKTGEEEGLSKLLSPNTEVASAGSVPTECNLDNYAFGNEVQEVQQSKNFDDKKSTDTPSNFETECSISDEPVGECLDEVSSGSIEPQNNACSSDHQEDQEKVDNPDKTGGKDPRTNLSLNTIDVRDIPIKKLSASAAPFSPSSPVVLSPVAVSVGLPPSGSIPAVTPWPMNATLHHGPAAVMPTASPICTSPHHPYPSSPRPPNIIHPLPLFYAPYSQPQAVPNSTFSMNSNMFHPNPYAWQHNMSPNASEFVPGPVWPSCHPVDFSVMPPVVNPISESMIVPNVQSDITRVSLAHPSESSVGEALEKQEGTEVSSEISEVNGNTVAENWSENKQEDGESDGNEAKKIELKPEIAFAESRHTSNKRPNLRNSTKYEGEGSLSIYIKGRSRQKHTLRMPMSLLSRPYGSQSFKVTSNRVVRGSDVSRPAGLSSSEDVVTSKQ; encoded by the exons GTCCGAGGGCCGAGATTAAAGGACTCCGTGGACGTGGCCGCTTTAAAGCCGTGCACTCTTACCCTGGTCGAAG AGGACTACGATGAGGAGAGTGCCGTCGCGCACGTGAGGAGGCTTCTTGACATCGTCGCCTGCACCTCCTGCTTCGGCCCCTCGCCCGCCAAGGACTCCGCCGGCAAGGATGCCAAGGACTCCGCCGGCAAGGATGCCAAGCGGAGCGCCGCCGGAGCCGGTGGTGTCGCGTCTCACAAGACGTCTCCGCCGCCCAAGGAGGCGCCGGCGGACGTCGAGGCGGAGATGAACGGCGCGTGCCCCAGGCTCGGGGCCTTCTACgagttcttctctctctcccatcTGACCCCTCCTGTCCAGT TTATAAGGCGAACGGAGAAACCTCGGCAAGAAGAATCTCCCTCTGATGACCATCTCTTCTTCCTTGAa GCGAAGCTTTGCAATGGGAAACTGGTGGTCGTGGAGGCTCGCGCCAAGGGGTTCTACAGCCTGGGAAAGCAGCGGGTGCTTTGTCATGATCTCGTCGATCTGCTGAGACAACTCAGCAGAGCTTTCGATAAT GCTTATGAAGATCTCATGAAAGCTTTCTCGGAACGTAATAAG TTTGGAAATCTTCCTTATGGATTTCGTGCAAACACATGGCTTGTTCCTCCAATTGCTGCTCAGTCACCATCATCGTTTCCTTCCCTTCCAGTAGAGGATGAAACATGGGGAGGCAATGGGGGTGGTTGGGGAAGAGATGGCAAAAGTGATATGTTGCCTTGGGCTAATGAGTTTCTGTTTCTCACAACTATGCCTTGCAAAACAGCAGAGGAGAGGCAAATCCGTGACAGGAGAGCTTTCCTGCTGCACAGCTTATTTGTAGATGTTGCAGTCTTCAGAGCCATTGCAGCTGTACAACATGTTATGGGGAGAAAACATGTTATACCTTTGGCAGAGGCAGATGGAGTTTTGCACTTTGAGACAGTGGGGGATTTTAGCATCACTGTCACTAAGGATGCTTCAGATGCGAGCTGCAAGGTGGATACTAAGATTGATGGGAGTAAAACAACAGGGATGGACTTTCAACATCTTGCTGAGAGAAACCTGCTTAAAGGAATCACAGCAGATGAAAATACAGCGGCCCAT GATATTACTACATTAGGTGTTGTCGATGTGAGATACTGTGGTTACATTGCAGTCGTGAAAGTCAATCATCAGGAGAAAAGCAAAGCCAATTTTCCTTTGCAATCTGTTGATATCACAGATCAACCTGAAGGGGGAGCTCATGCTTTGAACATCAACAG TTTAAGAATGCTACTTCACAAAAACCGTACATCGGGAGAGAAGAGAATGTTGAATCAGTCACAAAGTTTAAAGCAAGAAGAACTCACTGCAGCACAAGCTTTTGTAGAGAAATTGTTGGAGGAGAGTCTAGTAAAACTTGAGGAAGAGAAAGCTAGCCCCAATATTTTCATGAGATGGGAACTTGGAGCCTGCTGGATACAGCATTTGCAGGATCAGAACAATgcagagaaagagaagaaacagACTGGTGAAAAAGATAAGAAGCAAAATGGTGCAAAGGCTAAAAGTGAGACAAGAGTTGAAGGCCTTGGGAAGCCTCTTAAGATTCTTAAGAATCTGAAGAAGAAAGCAGATTCAAGTGAACAAGGATCTTCATCTCTTGACAAAAAATCATCTAGTGAATTAGTTGGTGGGGAAAGCCAAAATGCCAATTTGCCTTTTGTGGAACCTCAGGGAGATGGCAAAGCAAGTGAGAATGGATGCACACTTAAAGATCTGTTACCTGATCCTGCATTTACACGTCTGAAGGAATCGGAAACAGGACTTCATCTGAAG TCTCTGCAGGAATTAACTGAGATGGCTCTGAAATATTATGATGAAGTTGCTATTCCAAAGTTG GTTGCAGATTTTGGCTCATTGGAACTTTCACCTGTTGATGGTAGGACTCTGACTGATTTCATGCATACTAGAGGTCTACGAATGCGCTCTCTAGGGCAAGTT GTCAAGCTTTCGGAGAAGCTGTCACATGTGCAGTCCCTCTGTATCCATGAGATGATAGTAAGAGCTTTCAAGCATATTCTCCGAGCTGTGATTGCTGCTGTTTCTGATAGTGGAGAGTTGGCTATATCAATTGCTGCGGCACTGAATTTACTCCTTGGTGTTCCTGATTCCGGAGTTTCAAATTGTGCTGCCAATGTGCATCCCCTTGTGTGGAGATGGCTTGtagcatttctgaaaaagagaTACGAATGGGAACTTACAATCACAAACTTCTGTGAAGTGAGAAAATATGCTATTCTGAGAGGACTATGTCATAAG gtgGGTATTGAACTGGCACCCAGAGATTTTGATATGGATTATGCATTTCCCTTTCACAAATTGGATATTATCAGCATCGTGCCTGTGCATAAG CAAGTTGCATGCTCATCTGCAGATGGACGGCAACTTTTGGAATCTTCAAAAACAGCTCTTGACAAGGGCAAACTTGAAGATGCAGTCAACTATGGCACAAAG GCTCTAGCAAAGCTGATAACAGTGTGTGGTCCTTACCATCGGATGACTGCTGGAGCCTATAGCCTTTTAGCTGTTGTCCTCTACCACACTGGAGACTTCAATCAG GCAACAATTTATCAGCAAAAGGCATTAGACATAAATGAGAGGGAACTTGGGCTGGATCATCCAGATACAATGAAGAGTTATGGGGACCTAGCTGTGTTCTATTACAGACTTCAACACACAGAATTAGCTCTAAA GTATGTGAAGCGCGCATTATATCTTTTACATCTTACTTGTGGACCATCTCATCCAAACACAGCTGCAACATATATCAACGTGGCCATGATGGAGGAAGGTCTAGGAAATGTTCATTTGGCACTTAGATATCTCCATAAAGCTTTAAAATGCAACCAGAGATTACTTGGCCCTGATCACATTCAG ACTGCTGCTAGTTACCATGCCATAGCAATAGCACTCTCCTTGATGGAAGCTTATCCTTTGAGTGTTCAACATGAACAAACTACCTTGCAAATTCTTCGAGCAAAGCTTGGTCCTGATGACTTGCGAACCCAG gatgctgctgcatggcttgAATACTTTGAGTCAAAGGCAATTGAGCAGCAAGAAGCTGCTCGCAATGGTACTCGGAAGCCTGATGCAACGATCGCCAGCAAAGGCCACCTAAG TGTGTCTGATCTCCTTGATTACATAAATCCCAACCAAGATACCAGAGGAAGAGATAGTGAGTCAGCAAGGAGGAGAAACCTCGGTTTAAAG GTCAAAGGACGATCTGCTCAAAATGTGAATGTAGCAAGTTCTGATTTATCTTTCAATGACTATAATACAACTtcagatgaagaaaagaaagtcaATGAACACAGTTATAGCCAAGATAATACCCAAATGAGCAGTCAGCATGTTGAGCCTAAGCATGAAGAGGCTGATGTTAAGGAGCACCTAGCAATTTCCCAACAGCCTAAAGGACTAACTCAGGCAAATTTCACTTTTGTTAATGAGGTCTTGGCAGAGGTAAACACAGAAGCAGAAGATGGCTGGCAACATGTTCAAAGGCCAAGGTCAGCTGGTGGTTCTGGGCAGCGAATTAAGAATCAACGGGCAAATATTGGAAAGGCCTACAATTATCAGATGAATGAAGTTCCCACTGAAGCTGCTTGGACTAAGCCAAGGTTTACTTATCCAAATGGTCGTTATTACCTACTAAAGAAACGGACTGTAGTACCTGGAAGCTACACAGATCATCATCATATGAAAGTTCAGTCACCTGGAAACAAAAGTGGTCGGAAAAAAATCAGGACTGTGGTGTACAAGGTCAAGTCAGTGCCTTCATCTGATAAGACCAAAACAGCAGATAACTCTAGGAGTGCTGGTGAGAAAATGATCACTCCATTAGAACCTGAGGCAACACATTCACCTATGGATAATTTTGTACTGAAAGACCAAAGGAATGCTATAGGTGAAGTTACTGAATCACACAATAATTTAATTGTCAGTATTGGAAATTCACCATCGTACAAAGATGTAGCACTAGCGCCTCCTGGAACAATTGCTAAGACTCAGATCCAAAAGTCCAAAGATGATATCCCACTGAACCGAGAACAATTGAGCGGTAAAATTGGAACTGAGTCAAAGGAATCGTTAGCGTCCGAGAATCATGCTCAGAATTCAGCTGCTCTGGCAGAGACAGATGATTCAAAGCAAGAAGAGAGCTGTGTTCAGGACATTTGTTTGCACTCACATAAGGAAATAGAAGCTgttgaaaaggaagaagaaagccaGAAAACGGGTGAAGAAGAAGGTCTATCCAAATTGTTATCTCCAAATACAGAAGTGGCTTCAGCTGGCAGCGTGCCCACCGAGTGTAATTTGGATAATTATGCTTTTGGTAATGAGGTTCAAGAAGTGCAACAAAGTAAAAACTTTGATGATAAAAAATCTACAGATACACCTAGCAACTTCGAAACTGAGTGTTCAATTTCTGATGAACCTGTAGGAGAATGTCTTGATGAAGTTTCATCTGGCAGCATTGAGCCCCAAAATAATGCATGCTCTAGCGATCATCAAGAAGATCAGGAAAAGGTTGACAACCCTGATAAAACTGGTGGCAAGGATCCAAGGACAAATTTGTCATTGAACACCATTGATGTTAGAGATATCCCTATAAAGAAGTTGTCTGCCTCTGCTGCGCCATTTAGTCCATCTTCGCCGGTTGTGCTTAGTCCTGTGGCTGTAAGTGTTGGCCTTCCCCCCAGTGGTTCTATTCCTGCAGTCACACCATGGCCTATGAATGCCACTCTTCACCATGGGCCTGCAGCTGTCATGCCAACAGCGTCTCCTATATGCACCTCTCCTCACCACCCCTATCCATCTTCCCCTCGACCTCCAAACATTATACATCCTCTGCCATTATTTTATGCACCATATTCCCAGCCTCAAGCAGTACCAAACAGCACATTTTCCATGAATAGCAACATGTTTCACCCAAACCCTTACGCATGGCAACACAATATGTCTCCAAATGCTTCTGAGTTTGTGCCAGGACCAGTATGGCCAAGCTGTCATCCAGTGGATTTCTCTGTCATGCCACCTGTTGTCAACCCAATTTCTGAATCCATGATTGTGCCAAATGTGCAGTCTGACATCACTAGGGTAAGCTTAGCCCATCCATCAGAGAGTAGTGTTGGAGAAGCACTTGAAAAACAAGAGGGTACTGAGGTTTCGAGTGAGATTTCAGAGGTCAATGGTAACACAGTGGCTGAGAACTGGTCAGAAAACAAGCAGGAAGATGGAGAATCTGATGGAAATGAAGCAAAGAAAATTGAATTGAAACCTGAAATTGCTTTCGCAGAAAGCAGACATACTAGTAACAAAAGACCCAACTTGAGAAACAGTACAAAGTATGAGGGTGAGGGGAGCCTCAGCATATACATAAAGGGTAGGAGTCGTCAGAAACACACTCTTAGAATGCCTATGAGTTTGCTTAGTAGGCCATATGGATCACAGTCATTCAAAGTTACTTCTAACAGAGTAGTTAGAGGAAGTGATGTTTCAAGACCTGCCGGTCTGTCTTCCAGTGAAGATGTGGTAACCAGCAAGCAGTAA